A window from Triticum aestivum cultivar Chinese Spring chromosome 6D, IWGSC CS RefSeq v2.1, whole genome shotgun sequence encodes these proteins:
- the LOC123143695 gene encoding uncharacterized protein isoform X1 yields MAAVPPSAFLQGAPMATQPEGWGELPCDLIRRIVENYLSCGIDRRRLSWINRHWGETIRDMKLPELPWMFLPSTSTPMFFEPVTRCLHKIWLPAALKSGMLCGSSGPWIFISLGYPERQFILYNLCNGEKRGRIDLPVTILNKEGMIHNVWVEMAALSRPPSTAEYTVAAVVRIGESLVHTIATWESNEDHWTEIGTVEDGVFDMLFYQGSFHFLTSSEDLIRLVPEGLSFRMESYHVKFRSSKPIDDYYEAQETGYILRRYLVESTAGHLLFAVKCTHGSRKTFDIKLLRLSVDDAGQARWAHYKNTMDEMIYLGQASSVSCVSQGEPTIHFLDDRMVKSEAEADHYYRRDMGGLQPHVLQVGWYGYRTPNEESRFSYRAPDDIGATDVPTPVWCKPQSGGSTTD; encoded by the exons ATGGCCGCGGTTCCTCCATCCGCGTTTCTGCAGGGCGCGCCCATG GCTACACAGCCTGAAGGCTGGGGCGAGCTGCCATGTGATCTGATAAGGCGGATTGTCGAGAATTATCTGTCTTGTGGAATTGACAGGCGACGCCTCTCATGGATCAACAGGCACTGGGGCGAGACTATCCGCGATATGAAGCTGCCAGAACTGCCATGGATGTTCCTCCCTTCAACCAGCACTCCGATGTTTTTTGAACCTGTGACTCGGTGCCTGCACAAGATCTGGCTTCCGGCTGCACTTAAGAGTGGGATGCTGTGTGGGTCATCAGGGCCATGGATATTCATCAGCCTCGGGTACCCGGAGCGACAATTCATTTTATACAACCTATGCAATGGAGAGAAGAGAGGTCGCATTGACCTGCCGGTGACGATACTGAACAAGGAAGGTATGATTCACAACGTCTGGGTTGAGATGGCAGCCCTCTCACGCCCCCCTTCAACCGCTGAGTACACGGTGGCTGCAGTGGTACGCATTGGCGAATCCCTTGTTCACACCATAGCGACGTGGGAGTCCAATGAGGATCACTGGACTGAGATTGGAACTGTGGAAGATGGAGTGTTCGACATGTTGTTCTATCAGGGCTCCTTCCACTTCCTCACGTCCAGTGAAGATCTGATCAGGCTTGTTCCGGAGGGCCTCTCATTCAGAATGGAGAGTTATCATGTTAAGTTTCGCTCCAGCAAACCGATTGATGATTACTATGAAGCTCAGGAGACAGGTTACATACTGAGGAGGTACCTGGTGGAGTCCACAGCAGGACATCTTCTGTTTGCCGTGAAGTGTACGCATGGTAGCAGGAAGACATTTGATATCAAACTGTTGCGTCTGTCTGTTGACGATGCCGGCCAAGCCAGGTGGGCCCATTACAAGAACACAATGGATGAAATGATTTACCTAGGTCAGGCTTCCTCTGTATCTTGTGTCAGTCAGGGTGAGCCAACTATTCATTTTCTTGATGACCGTATGGTGAAGAGCGAGGCCGAGGCGGATCACTACTACAGGAGGGACATGGGAGGGTTGCAGCCCCATGTCCTCCAGGTTGGCTGGTACGGTTACCGAACACCAAACGAAGAATCCAGGTTCAGCTATCGAGCACCAGACGACATAGGAGCGACTGACGTACCAACACCAGTTTGGTGCAAGCCCCAGTCTGGTGGTTCCACCACTGACTGA
- the LOC123143695 gene encoding uncharacterized protein isoform X2: MKLPELPWMFLPSTSTPMFFEPVTRCLHKIWLPAALKSGMLCGSSGPWIFISLGYPERQFILYNLCNGEKRGRIDLPVTILNKEGMIHNVWVEMAALSRPPSTAEYTVAAVVRIGESLVHTIATWESNEDHWTEIGTVEDGVFDMLFYQGSFHFLTSSEDLIRLVPEGLSFRMESYHVKFRSSKPIDDYYEAQETGYILRRYLVESTAGHLLFAVKCTHGSRKTFDIKLLRLSVDDAGQARWAHYKNTMDEMIYLGQASSVSCVSQGEPTIHFLDDRMVKSEAEADHYYRRDMGGLQPHVLQVGWYGYRTPNEESRFSYRAPDDIGATDVPTPVWCKPQSGGSTTD; encoded by the coding sequence ATGAAGCTGCCAGAACTGCCATGGATGTTCCTCCCTTCAACCAGCACTCCGATGTTTTTTGAACCTGTGACTCGGTGCCTGCACAAGATCTGGCTTCCGGCTGCACTTAAGAGTGGGATGCTGTGTGGGTCATCAGGGCCATGGATATTCATCAGCCTCGGGTACCCGGAGCGACAATTCATTTTATACAACCTATGCAATGGAGAGAAGAGAGGTCGCATTGACCTGCCGGTGACGATACTGAACAAGGAAGGTATGATTCACAACGTCTGGGTTGAGATGGCAGCCCTCTCACGCCCCCCTTCAACCGCTGAGTACACGGTGGCTGCAGTGGTACGCATTGGCGAATCCCTTGTTCACACCATAGCGACGTGGGAGTCCAATGAGGATCACTGGACTGAGATTGGAACTGTGGAAGATGGAGTGTTCGACATGTTGTTCTATCAGGGCTCCTTCCACTTCCTCACGTCCAGTGAAGATCTGATCAGGCTTGTTCCGGAGGGCCTCTCATTCAGAATGGAGAGTTATCATGTTAAGTTTCGCTCCAGCAAACCGATTGATGATTACTATGAAGCTCAGGAGACAGGTTACATACTGAGGAGGTACCTGGTGGAGTCCACAGCAGGACATCTTCTGTTTGCCGTGAAGTGTACGCATGGTAGCAGGAAGACATTTGATATCAAACTGTTGCGTCTGTCTGTTGACGATGCCGGCCAAGCCAGGTGGGCCCATTACAAGAACACAATGGATGAAATGATTTACCTAGGTCAGGCTTCCTCTGTATCTTGTGTCAGTCAGGGTGAGCCAACTATTCATTTTCTTGATGACCGTATGGTGAAGAGCGAGGCCGAGGCGGATCACTACTACAGGAGGGACATGGGAGGGTTGCAGCCCCATGTCCTCCAGGTTGGCTGGTACGGTTACCGAACACCAAACGAAGAATCCAGGTTCAGCTATCGAGCACCAGACGACATAGGAGCGACTGACGTACCAACACCAGTTTGGTGCAAGCCCCAGTCTGGTGGTTCCACCACTGACTGA
- the LOC123141163 gene encoding uncharacterized protein, giving the protein MQTLTLPSAAHCHSAIEDLPDELLADILRRLPPRGLAACRSVCKHWRADVDAHGLLLAVAHLVPCPLRGIFVNYVMDQSLRFFSPAAPGTTSTSQSSIDVTLSFLPGQLSRGRAVLDHRSGLLLFENGNTMCVCNPVTRRWATLPPPPRVPPQHSHLRCYRRRMYLVFDPTVSLHYDVLFFPDVLDKQILQPAGEQQCSGADYDKSLGSMEWPPYMYPVQVFSSRNNRWEEKQFIRQGAAVVTVSDVKSDRMSPTSSRSTRRNHAVLWRASFYVHCDIGFIMRLSLEEQKYLVIKTPNVDTSTTGYNRCFSTYGYLAKSKQGVYYTAICGYQFHVWVLHNTSESSQTPEWELKHQVNLEPNLKPCYNRCFRRKNIDKCWILDSRDEESEDTRDYEWDSSDDSIADAEGEINEEGKDYYFALDLLGYHPYKEIAFLGNRFQGFAYQPQLNKHRRPSLPLLESFIYTPCMNDVLPCEGDHDE; this is encoded by the exons aTGCAAACCCTAACCCTACCGAGCGCGGCTCATTGCCACTCAGCCATTGAAGATCTGCCTGATGAGTTGCTCGCAGACatcctccgccgcctccctccgcgAGGACTCGCTGCCTGCCGGAGCGTCTGCAAGCACTGGCGCGCCGACGTCGACGCCCACGGGCTGCTCCTCGCGGTCGCGCACCTCGTGCCGTGCCCTCTGCGCGGCATCTTCGTCAATTATGTCATGGATCAAAGCCTCAGATTCTTCTCCCCCGCGGCGCCGGGGACTACTAGTACTAGCCAGTCATCCATCGATGTCACGTTGAGTTTCCTGCCTGGCCAGCTGAGTCGCGGCCGTGCCGTCCTGGACCACCGCAGCGGCCTCCTCCTCTTCGAGAACGGGAACACGATGTGCGTCTGCAATCCCGTGACACGGCGGTGGGCAACACTGCCGCCCCCGCCGCGTGTACCCCCTCAACATAGCCACTTGCGTTGCTACCGCCGTCGTATGTACTTAGTGTTCGATCCAACCGTGTCGCTGCACTACGATGTATTATTTTTTCCTGATGTGCTTGACAAGCAAATTCTACAACCAGCTGGTGAGCAACAATGTTCAGGAGCAGATTACGACAAGAGCCTGGGCTCAATGGAGTGGCCACCCTACATGTACCCGGTGCAAGTGTTCTCGTCAAGAAACAACCGGTGGGAGGAGAAACAGTTTATCCGTCAAGGTGCTGCGGTCGTTACTGTCTCTGACGTGAAATCAGATAGAATGTCGCCAACTAGCAGCCGCAGCACGCGTCGAAACCACGCAGTGCTTTGGCGGGCGTCATTCTACGTACATTGCGACATTGGTTTCATCATGAG GTTGTCACTGGAAGAACAAAAATATTTAGTGATCAAAACCCCAAATGTAGATACAAGTACGACCGGGTATAACAGATGTTTTAGTACATACGGGTATCTAGCGAAAAGCAAGCAGGGTGTCTATTACACTGCTATCTGTGGGTACCAATTTCACGTGTGGGTATTGCACAACACATCAGAATCAAGTCAAACACCGGAGTGGGAGCTGAAGCATCAAGTCAACCTTGAGCCTAATTTGAAGCCATGCTACAACCGATGCTTCAGACGCAAAAATATTGACAAGTGTTGGATCTTAGATTCTCGTGATGAGGAGTCAGAGGATACAAGAGACTATGAATGGGATTCTAGTGATGATAGTATCGCTGATGCAGAAGGAGAGATTAACGAGGAAGGTAAAGATTATTATTTTGCCTTGGATTTGCTCGGGTACCATCCTTACAAAGAAATTGCTTTCCTGGGCAACCGTTTCCAAGGGTTCGCTTACCAACCGCAACTAAACAAGCATCGTCGTCCTTCGCTACCCTTACTCGAGTCATTCATCTACACTCCCTGCATGAACGATGTGCTTCCTTGTGAGGGTGATCATGATGAGTAG